The sequence ATTGACAGCATGCTGTCATGATGGTAGTCTGCTGTCAATTTTAATGAAGGATTTTACGCATGAGCAAACAAACGATTCATCTCGCAACTTACAACACCATGTCAGATTGGGAAGTGGGCTATGTAGTCGCGCATTTAAATTCGCCAGAACTCCAGAAAACGCCTGGCCGGTTTCAGGTGAAAACGATCGGCAATTCACTTGCGCCCATCATCAGCAAAGGCGGGCTGCGGATACTTCCCGACCTGAGTCTGAACATGGTGGAGCCACAAGACAGCCGAATGCTGATATTGCCAGGTGGCGATATCGCTGCAAAAGGAAGTATTGATAGCTTTGTTAAAAAGGCAGCTCAATTTCTGAGTGCAGGTATTCCGGTCGCAGCCATTTGTGGTGCAACGGCAGCACTTGCAAGATTTGGGTTATTGGACGAATTGCCACACACGAGTAACGCAAAGATCTTTCTAGAAATGGTAGGTTACAAAGGCGGTTTCCACTATCAAGAAAAGCTTGCCGTAACTTCTGGAAATTTGATCACTGCAAGCGGCATCGCCCCAATCGAATTTGCAATCGAGATCTTCCGCAAACT is a genomic window of Alphaproteobacteria bacterium containing:
- a CDS encoding DJ-1/PfpI family protein; translation: MSKQTIHLATYNTMSDWEVGYVVAHLNSPELQKTPGRFQVKTIGNSLAPIISKGGLRILPDLSLNMVEPQDSRMLILPGGDIAAKGSIDSFVKKAAQFLSAGIPVAAICGATAALARFGLLDELPHTSNAKIFLEMVGYKGGFHYQEKLAVTSGNLITASGIAPIEFAIEIFRKLDIYTETTLQSWHKLYKAQNPEGFYELMAEHGNE